In Marinibacterium anthonyi, one genomic interval encodes:
- the xdhA_4 gene encoding Xanthine dehydrogenase molybdenum-binding subunit, producing the protein MPDTVQHIRFGSNAGQPVSRRDGVAKVTGAATFAADNNPAHLLHAVYVPATIARGRVTRLDTAAAEAHPGVTHVITPANRPPLQGDPEAKPTMFSFRIEVLQDDTVRYAGQPIALVLGETIEAATEGARLLAPRYAAEPARVTMDDAQAYEIEPGGFGRPAGVTHGDVDAGHAAATRAIDVTYETAPQYHNAMETHAIVAQWDDDKLTLDVPSQALNMTCAAFAYFFGVPAENVTVRSPYLGGGFGSKAIPIGPHVLAILAARMTGRPVKMMLTRQQMFGPTGHRTTTRQRLRLGIDDASALTVIDHDSLSATCSFDDFHEPAANASQGLYAAGALRSVHRGVRLDIGTPGPMRAPGEASGSAALECAMDEMAEAAGMDPLAFRLANYAETEPGTGKPYSSKALRECYAQGAERFGWATRPLQPGTLRDENGMLTGWGMGTALFPCPMFAAEARATLRPDGTALVETSAADMGQGAWTSLAQIAADSLGLPLDKLEFHAGHSSLPDGGVAGGSGHTATAGTALHEAGGDVIRQLGEIAAADPDSPLHGAGNASFVARDGRLYVDGDETRSDAFEDIILRAGGAEVIGNGKGVRAPEKGEEFAMNSHGAVFAEVKVDPDLGQVRVTRLVGAFAAGRIINPKLAESQLMGGMIWGTSFALHEEARHDPVSGRIVNADFAGYHVAVNADVLGLEVITVHEDDPHVNVLGIKGVGEIGIVGTVGAIGNAIWHATGKRIRRFPIRIEDLIRA; encoded by the coding sequence ATGCCTGATACCGTTCAACACATCCGATTCGGATCGAACGCCGGCCAGCCTGTCAGCCGCCGCGACGGCGTCGCCAAGGTGACAGGCGCCGCGACCTTTGCCGCCGACAACAACCCGGCGCACCTGCTGCACGCCGTCTATGTCCCGGCCACCATCGCCCGGGGCCGGGTCACCCGGCTGGACACGGCGGCAGCCGAGGCGCATCCCGGTGTGACGCATGTGATCACACCCGCCAACCGGCCCCCGTTGCAGGGCGATCCCGAAGCGAAGCCAACCATGTTTTCCTTCCGGATCGAAGTCCTGCAGGACGACACCGTGCGTTATGCCGGCCAGCCCATCGCCCTGGTGCTGGGCGAAACCATCGAGGCCGCGACCGAAGGCGCCCGCCTTCTGGCGCCGCGCTATGCCGCGGAACCGGCGCGCGTGACGATGGATGACGCGCAGGCCTACGAGATCGAGCCGGGCGGTTTCGGCCGCCCCGCCGGGGTCACCCATGGCGATGTCGATGCCGGCCATGCCGCCGCCACGCGCGCCATCGACGTGACCTATGAAACCGCGCCCCAGTACCACAACGCGATGGAAACCCATGCCATCGTGGCGCAATGGGATGATGACAAGCTGACGCTGGACGTGCCCAGCCAGGCGCTGAACATGACCTGCGCGGCCTTTGCCTATTTCTTCGGGGTGCCGGCGGAAAACGTCACCGTGCGCAGCCCCTACCTGGGTGGCGGGTTCGGGTCCAAGGCGATCCCGATCGGACCCCACGTTCTGGCCATCCTGGCGGCGCGGATGACCGGGCGACCGGTCAAGATGATGCTGACCCGTCAGCAGATGTTCGGCCCCACCGGTCACCGCACCACCACCCGCCAGCGCCTGCGACTGGGGATCGACGATGCCTCGGCCCTGACGGTGATCGACCACGACAGCCTGTCGGCCACCTGCAGCTTTGACGATTTCCACGAACCGGCGGCCAATGCCTCGCAGGGGCTGTACGCCGCCGGGGCGCTTCGGTCGGTGCACCGGGGCGTGCGGCTGGACATCGGCACACCGGGTCCGATGCGGGCCCCGGGCGAAGCGTCGGGGTCGGCCGCGCTGGAATGCGCGATGGACGAGATGGCCGAGGCGGCGGGCATGGACCCGCTGGCCTTCCGCCTGGCCAATTACGCCGAAACGGAGCCGGGCACCGGCAAACCCTATTCGTCAAAGGCCCTGCGCGAATGTTATGCACAAGGAGCCGAGCGGTTCGGCTGGGCGACCCGGCCGCTTCAGCCGGGCACCCTGCGGGACGAAAACGGCATGCTGACGGGCTGGGGCATGGGCACGGCGTTGTTCCCCTGTCCGATGTTTGCCGCCGAGGCGCGGGCAACCCTGCGTCCGGACGGCACGGCGCTGGTGGAAACATCGGCCGCCGACATGGGGCAGGGGGCCTGGACCTCGCTGGCGCAGATCGCGGCGGACAGCCTTGGCCTGCCGCTGGACAAGCTGGAATTCCACGCCGGCCATTCGTCGCTGCCCGACGGCGGTGTCGCGGGCGGGTCGGGCCATACGGCCACGGCCGGAACGGCGCTGCACGAAGCGGGCGGCGACGTGATCCGCCAGCTGGGCGAGATCGCGGCGGCGGACCCGGATTCGCCGCTGCACGGGGCCGGCAACGCCAGCTTCGTGGCGCGGGACGGGCGGCTGTATGTCGACGGTGACGAAACCCGCAGCGATGCCTTCGAGGACATCATCCTGCGGGCTGGCGGCGCCGAGGTGATCGGCAACGGCAAGGGTGTGCGCGCGCCCGAGAAAGGCGAGGAATTCGCCATGAATTCCCATGGCGCGGTCTTTGCCGAGGTGAAGGTCGATCCCGACCTGGGACAGGTGCGGGTGACGCGCCTGGTCGGCGCTTTCGCGGCGGGGCGGATCATCAACCCGAAGCTGGCCGAAAGCCAGCTGATGGGCGGCATGATCTGGGGCACGTCGTTCGCCCTGCACGAAGAGGCCAGGCATGACCCTGTCTCGGGCCGCATCGTGAACGCCGATTTCGCCGGCTACCACGTGGCGGTCAACGCCGATGTCCTGGGGCTGGAGGTCATCACCGTGCACGAGGATGATCCGCACGTGAACGTGCTGGGCATCAAGGGCGTGGGCGAGATTGGCATCGTCGGCACCGTGGGCGCCATCGGCAATGCGATCTGGCACGCCACGGGCAAGCGAATCCGCCGCTTCCCGATCCGGATCGAGGATCTGATCCGGGCATGA
- the hcrB_2 gene encoding 4-hydroxybenzoyl-CoA reductase subunit beta, whose amino-acid sequence MKSFEFVQPKTIEDAIEAWSPDAAWLAGGTNLVDLMKTGAVQPGRLIDITRLPGLRGIDVLADGSTRIGALVSNADLASDADFARRYPMVAEALLSGASGQLRNAATVGGNIMQYPRDAFFRDLAWEQHEQSGATLSVLGADGAQIAVNPSDFCVPLVALDAVVEVIGPDGARDIALADLHVLPGDPAGDLTALEHGELILALRLPAGTEEFAAHSRYLKVRDRTSFAFAQSSAAASLRIEGGRIAEARLALGAVAPKPWRVTEAEALLAGQSPDTGLFERAAQVALAGAMPPDGADWRVELARRTAARALAMAAAGTPARMPALPASPFGTQAGDPAHA is encoded by the coding sequence ATGAAAAGCTTCGAATTCGTACAGCCGAAGACCATCGAAGACGCCATCGAAGCCTGGTCCCCCGATGCGGCCTGGCTGGCCGGGGGCACCAACCTTGTCGACCTGATGAAGACCGGCGCGGTGCAGCCCGGCCGCCTGATCGACATCACCCGACTGCCAGGATTGCGGGGGATCGACGTGCTGGCGGATGGGTCCACCCGCATCGGCGCGCTGGTCAGCAATGCCGACCTGGCCAGCGATGCCGATTTCGCGCGGCGTTACCCGATGGTGGCCGAAGCGCTGCTGTCCGGCGCCTCGGGACAATTGCGCAACGCGGCGACGGTGGGGGGCAACATCATGCAATACCCGCGTGATGCCTTCTTCCGCGATCTCGCCTGGGAACAGCACGAACAAAGCGGTGCGACCTTGTCGGTGCTGGGCGCGGACGGGGCGCAGATCGCCGTCAACCCGTCTGACTTCTGCGTGCCCCTGGTCGCGCTGGATGCCGTGGTCGAGGTGATCGGCCCGGACGGTGCGCGTGATATCGCGCTGGCGGACCTGCACGTGCTGCCCGGCGATCCCGCGGGCGACCTGACCGCGCTTGAGCATGGCGAGCTGATCCTTGCCCTGCGCCTGCCCGCCGGGACCGAGGAATTCGCCGCCCATTCGCGCTATCTCAAGGTGCGCGACCGGACGTCCTTTGCCTTTGCGCAATCCTCTGCCGCCGCAAGCCTTCGCATCGAAGGCGGCCGGATCGCCGAGGCGCGGCTGGCCCTGGGCGCCGTTGCCCCCAAACCCTGGCGCGTGACCGAGGCCGAAGCGCTGCTGGCGGGCCAATCCCCCGACACCGGCCTGTTCGAACGCGCGGCCCAGGTTGCCCTGGCCGGGGCCATGCCCCCCGACGGCGCCGACTGGCGCGTCGAACTGGCCCGCCGTACCGCCGCCCGCGCGCTTGCGATGGCGGCCGCCGGAACCCCGGCGCGGATGCCCGCGCTGCCTGCCTCTCCCTTCGGGACCCAAGCCGGAGACCCTGCCCATGCCTGA
- the modA_2 gene encoding Molybdate-binding periplasmic protein precursor, whose amino-acid sequence MTSTTSLSALVLAGSLCLAQAAAAQQVTVFAAASMTNAMAEIEQKFEEATDYDVVVSLAGSSALARQIQQGAPADIFISANPGWMDAVEKDGLLEDGTRLDLLSNSIVLVAAGKDAAPVDIAPDMNLAGLLGDDHLAMALVDSVPAGIYGKASLENLGLWDTVAPKVAQADNVRAALNLVATGEAPYGIVYATDAVAEDNVTVVGTFPADSHPPIVYPAAELAGHDSDAENAFMDFLKGPVARTAFERQGFVVLAD is encoded by the coding sequence ATGACCTCCACGACCTCCCTTTCCGCACTTGTTCTGGCCGGTTCGCTTTGCCTGGCGCAGGCGGCCGCGGCCCAGCAGGTGACGGTGTTCGCCGCCGCGTCGATGACCAACGCCATGGCCGAGATCGAGCAGAAATTCGAAGAGGCCACGGATTACGATGTCGTCGTCTCGCTCGCCGGTTCCTCGGCGCTGGCCCGGCAGATCCAGCAGGGCGCGCCGGCGGATATCTTCATCTCGGCCAACCCCGGCTGGATGGACGCGGTCGAAAAGGACGGGCTGCTGGAAGACGGCACGCGGCTGGACCTGCTGAGCAATTCCATCGTGCTGGTCGCCGCCGGCAAGGATGCGGCGCCGGTCGATATCGCGCCCGACATGAACCTGGCGGGACTGCTGGGGGACGACCACCTGGCGATGGCGCTGGTCGATTCCGTGCCGGCGGGAATCTACGGCAAGGCATCGCTGGAAAACCTGGGGCTGTGGGACACGGTCGCGCCGAAGGTGGCGCAGGCCGACAACGTGCGCGCCGCGCTGAACCTGGTGGCCACCGGCGAAGCCCCCTACGGCATTGTCTATGCGACCGACGCGGTGGCCGAGGACAACGTGACCGTGGTCGGCACGTTCCCCGCTGACAGCCACCCGCCCATCGTCTACCCCGCCGCCGAACTGGCCGGACACGACAGCGACGCGGAAAACGCCTTCATGGACTTCCTGAAGGGGCCCGTGGCACGGACCGCCTTCGAACGTCAGGGCTTTGTCGTGCTGGCCGACTAG
- the lsrD_3 gene encoding Autoinducer 2 import system permease protein LsrD: MTTTERFIPDRLRSPLEAKLKSWESLLLLVAVAIFVANSLASPYFLNAWNLSDATFNFTEKAMIAFAMALLIIAGEIDLSVASIIALASTAMGAAVQMGVGTPGLVLVGLGAGLLCGAFNGVLVTRMGLPSIVVTIGTMSLFRGISYIVLGDQAFRGYPDSFAFFGQGYVWWVISFEFVLFAVLAVIYGVLLHKTNFGRAVYSIGNNATGALFSGIRVERVKFTLFLLTGLMSGLAAICLTSRLGSTRPSIAMGWELEVVTMVVLGGVNILGGSGTIPGVVIAAFVMGLVTFGLGLLNVPGIVMSIVIGGLLIGVIALPRLWAKWRR; encoded by the coding sequence ATGACCACCACCGAACGCTTTATTCCCGACCGCCTGCGCTCGCCGCTGGAAGCAAAGCTGAAAAGCTGGGAAAGCCTGCTGCTGCTGGTGGCCGTGGCGATCTTTGTCGCCAATTCGCTGGCCTCGCCCTATTTCCTGAACGCCTGGAACCTCAGCGACGCGACCTTCAACTTTACCGAAAAGGCGATGATCGCCTTTGCCATGGCGCTGCTGATCATCGCGGGTGAAATCGACCTGTCTGTCGCATCGATCATCGCGCTGGCCTCGACCGCCATGGGCGCCGCCGTCCAGATGGGCGTCGGCACGCCGGGGCTGGTGCTGGTGGGACTGGGCGCGGGGCTATTGTGCGGGGCGTTCAACGGAGTGCTGGTGACACGGATGGGCCTGCCGTCCATCGTGGTGACCATCGGCACCATGAGCCTGTTTCGCGGCATCAGTTACATCGTGCTGGGGGACCAGGCGTTCCGCGGCTATCCCGACAGCTTTGCCTTTTTCGGGCAGGGCTATGTCTGGTGGGTGATCTCGTTCGAATTCGTGCTGTTCGCGGTGCTGGCGGTGATCTACGGCGTGCTGCTGCACAAGACGAACTTTGGCCGGGCGGTCTATTCCATCGGCAACAACGCCACCGGCGCGCTGTTTTCCGGCATCCGGGTCGAACGGGTGAAGTTCACGCTGTTCCTGCTCACGGGGCTGATGTCGGGGCTGGCGGCGATCTGCCTGACCTCGCGGCTGGGATCGACCCGGCCGTCCATCGCCATGGGATGGGAACTGGAAGTCGTCACCATGGTGGTGCTGGGCGGCGTCAACATCCTGGGTGGGTCGGGCACCATTCCGGGCGTCGTCATCGCGGCCTTCGTCATGGGGCTGGTGACCTTTGGGCTGGGCCTGCTGAACGTGCCGGGGATCGTGATGTCGATCGTCATCGGCGGTCTGCTGATCGGGGTCATCGCGCTGCCGCGGCTTTGGGCGAAGTGGAGGCGGTGA
- the rhaM_2 gene encoding L-rhamnose mutarotase, which produces MEKYAFKMHLNPGCRDEYRKRHDEIWPELVTLLKDAGVSDYSIHLDEETNTLFGVLWRTDDHGMDALPGTEIMQRWWAHMADIMQTNTDNEPVAVPLTPVFHME; this is translated from the coding sequence ATGGAGAAATACGCCTTCAAGATGCACCTGAACCCGGGGTGCCGGGACGAATACAGGAAACGCCATGACGAGATCTGGCCGGAGCTGGTGACGCTGCTGAAGGACGCGGGCGTGTCGGATTATTCGATCCACCTGGACGAAGAGACCAATACGCTGTTCGGCGTGCTGTGGCGGACGGACGATCACGGGATGGACGCCCTGCCGGGGACCGAGATCATGCAGCGCTGGTGGGCCCACATGGCCGACATCATGCAGACCAACACCGACAACGAACCCGTGGCGGTGCCCCTGACGCCCGTCTTCCACATGGAGTGA
- the fucK gene encoding L-fuculokinase — MTTGHVAVIDIGKTNAKLALVDLADLSEIAVVTRPNTVRPGPPWPHFDVEGHWNFLLEALARFHAEHGIDAISITTHGASAALLAADGSLAAPILDYEHTGPDDMAAAYDAIRPDFAETGSARLGMGLNVGAQLHWQFAVDPGLKDRTATIVTYPQYWGYRLTGVAATDVTSLGCHTDLWVPSEGRFSSLVDRLDIGDKIAPARASGDILGPVMPEVAARTGLPSGTPVYCGIHDSNASLLPHLMGHEAPFSVVSTGTWVVSMAVGGRPVTLDPGLDTLINVNAFGEPVPSARFMGGREHDLIMGGAYADPSEAEIDRVLAGRIMLLPAVVPETGPFVGHVARWLPEEPNGGARAAALAFYLALVTARCLTLIGHAGPVILEGPFARNRCYRMMLAAVTGSEVRAMKGATGTSQGAALLACTQIPPGAQADVDHPPIGHRGDLMGGYAQDWTSRSTAGALAVAP; from the coding sequence ATGACCACGGGACATGTCGCCGTCATCGACATCGGCAAGACCAATGCCAAGCTGGCCTTGGTGGACCTGGCGGATCTGTCCGAAATCGCCGTCGTCACTCGCCCCAACACCGTGCGCCCCGGTCCGCCCTGGCCGCATTTCGACGTGGAAGGGCATTGGAATTTCCTGCTGGAGGCGCTGGCCCGCTTTCATGCGGAACACGGCATAGACGCGATTTCGATCACCACGCACGGGGCAAGTGCGGCGTTGCTGGCGGCGGATGGGTCGCTGGCGGCGCCGATCCTTGATTACGAACACACCGGCCCGGATGACATGGCCGCCGCCTATGACGCGATCCGCCCCGATTTCGCCGAAACCGGTTCGGCCCGGCTGGGGATGGGGCTGAACGTGGGGGCGCAGTTGCACTGGCAATTCGCCGTGGATCCGGGGCTGAAGGACCGCACCGCGACCATCGTCACCTATCCGCAATACTGGGGGTATCGGCTGACCGGCGTGGCGGCGACGGACGTGACGTCGCTGGGCTGCCACACCGACCTGTGGGTGCCGTCCGAGGGGCGGTTTTCATCGCTGGTCGATCGGCTGGATATCGGGGACAAGATCGCGCCGGCCCGGGCGTCCGGGGATATCCTGGGGCCCGTCATGCCGGAGGTCGCGGCGCGTACGGGGCTACCGTCCGGGACACCCGTGTATTGCGGCATTCATGACAGCAACGCGTCGCTGCTGCCGCACCTGATGGGGCACGAGGCGCCCTTTTCCGTGGTTTCGACCGGGACATGGGTGGTGTCGATGGCGGTGGGGGGCAGGCCGGTCACGCTGGACCCGGGGCTGGACACGCTGATCAACGTGAACGCCTTTGGCGAACCGGTGCCGTCGGCGCGGTTCATGGGCGGGCGCGAACACGACCTGATCATGGGCGGCGCCTATGCCGATCCGTCAGAGGCCGAAATCGACCGGGTTCTTGCCGGACGCATCATGCTTTTGCCCGCCGTGGTGCCCGAAACCGGGCCCTTCGTCGGTCATGTTGCCCGCTGGCTGCCCGAGGAGCCAAACGGCGGCGCACGGGCCGCCGCGCTGGCGTTCTACCTGGCGCTGGTGACGGCCCGGTGCCTGACGCTGATCGGCCATGCCGGGCCGGTGATCCTGGAAGGGCCGTTCGCGCGCAACCGCTGTTACCGGATGATGCTGGCGGCGGTCACCGGATCCGAGGTGCGCGCCATGAAGGGGGCCACCGGCACCAGCCAGGGCGCCGCGCTGCTGGCCTGCACCCAGATCCCGCCCGGCGCACAGGCCGATGTGGACCACCCGCCAATCGGACACCGGGGTGACCTCATGGGCGGCTATGCCCAGGACTGGACAAGCCGCAGCACCGCCGGCGCCTTGGCGGTCGCGCCCTAG
- the cutS_2 gene encoding Carbon monoxide dehydrogenase small chain, with product MSLSISLNINGSQRDIALDDPRVTLLDLLRERLDMPGTKKGCDRGQCGACTVLLNGKRVNSCLTLAATLDGANVTTIEGLATGDDLHPVQAAFVEHDGFQCGYCTPGQIMSAVGLISEGLAGDDPERIREGMSGNICRCAAYHGITLAVQEATRRMEEDAKGDAA from the coding sequence ATGTCACTCTCCATTAGCCTGAACATCAACGGGTCCCAGCGCGATATCGCGCTTGATGACCCGCGCGTGACGCTTCTTGACCTGCTCAGGGAACGTCTGGACATGCCCGGCACCAAGAAAGGGTGCGACAGGGGACAATGCGGGGCCTGCACGGTCCTTTTGAACGGAAAGCGGGTAAATTCCTGCCTGACGCTGGCCGCCACGCTGGATGGCGCCAATGTGACCACGATCGAAGGCCTGGCAACCGGCGATGACCTGCACCCGGTGCAGGCCGCCTTCGTCGAACACGACGGGTTCCAGTGCGGATATTGCACGCCCGGCCAGATCATGAGCGCCGTCGGCCTGATTTCCGAAGGCCTTGCCGGGGACGACCCCGAACGCATCCGCGAGGGAATGAGCGGCAACATCTGCCGCTGCGCCGCCTATCACGGCATCACGCTGGCCGTGCAGGAGGCGACCCGCCGGATGGAGGAAGACGCGAAGGGAGACGCGGCATGA
- the mopA gene encoding Molybdenum-pterin-binding protein MopA yields MTEHEPKFRIRVVFGPGEMIGPGKAELLERIQTTGSIAAAGREMGMSYKRAWQLVETMNSMFRDPLVESTRGGAKGGGAHVTAAGQQVLAAFRALETKARTAGADEISRLQSMLTDIPEGK; encoded by the coding sequence ATGACCGAACACGAACCCAAATTCCGCATCCGGGTGGTCTTTGGCCCGGGCGAGATGATCGGCCCCGGCAAGGCCGAATTGCTGGAACGCATCCAGACCACCGGATCCATCGCCGCCGCGGGGCGCGAGATGGGGATGAGCTACAAGCGCGCCTGGCAGCTGGTGGAAACGATGAATTCCATGTTCCGCGATCCGCTGGTCGAAAGCACGCGGGGCGGGGCCAAGGGGGGTGGCGCCCACGTGACGGCCGCCGGCCAGCAGGTGCTGGCCGCCTTTCGCGCGCTTGAAACCAAGGCCCGGACCGCCGGCGCCGACGAAATCAGCAGGCTGCAATCCATGCTGACCGATATTCCCGAAGGAAAATAA
- the alsC_3 gene encoding D-allose transport system permease protein AlsC, translated as MLRFLASREALLLGAIAVLLALIATRFPAFVAPSNLAHVFNDTAPLILLAIGQMIVILTKCIDLSVAANLALTGMVVAMINVAFPGVPVVVILAVAIALGTVLGMVNGILVWKLDIPPIVVTLGTMTIFRGIIFLISNGKWVNSHEMSAAFKAFPRAEILGQPMLSWIAILAVILFTVVMTRTTLGRAVYAVGGNPHAATYTGIDVGKTQFWAFTISGALAGLTGYLWVSRYAVAYVDIAGGFELDVVAACVIGGISIAGGIGSVGGALLGALFLGVIKNALPVVNISPFWQLAISGGAIIIAVAVNARASRTKGRIILRSAEHAA; from the coding sequence ATGCTCCGTTTCCTGGCCTCCCGCGAAGCGCTTCTGCTCGGCGCCATCGCCGTGCTGCTGGCGCTGATCGCCACGCGCTTTCCGGCCTTCGTGGCGCCGTCGAACCTGGCCCATGTGTTCAACGACACGGCGCCGCTGATCCTGCTGGCCATCGGCCAGATGATCGTGATCCTGACCAAGTGCATCGACCTGTCCGTCGCCGCAAACCTGGCGCTGACCGGCATGGTCGTGGCGATGATCAACGTCGCCTTTCCGGGCGTGCCGGTGGTGGTGATCCTGGCCGTGGCCATCGCGCTTGGCACCGTGCTGGGCATGGTAAACGGCATCCTGGTGTGGAAGCTGGATATTCCGCCCATCGTTGTCACGCTGGGCACGATGACCATCTTCCGGGGCATCATCTTTCTGATTTCCAACGGCAAATGGGTGAACAGCCACGAGATGTCGGCCGCCTTCAAGGCCTTCCCCAGGGCCGAGATCCTGGGCCAGCCGATGCTGAGTTGGATCGCGATCCTGGCCGTCATCCTGTTCACCGTGGTCATGACCCGCACGACGCTGGGCCGCGCGGTCTATGCCGTCGGCGGCAACCCCCACGCGGCGACCTATACGGGCATCGACGTGGGCAAGACGCAATTCTGGGCCTTCACCATTTCCGGCGCTTTGGCGGGGCTGACCGGCTACCTTTGGGTGTCGCGCTATGCCGTGGCCTACGTGGACATCGCCGGCGGGTTTGAACTGGACGTGGTCGCGGCCTGCGTGATCGGGGGCATTTCCATCGCCGGCGGCATCGGTTCGGTCGGGGGCGCGTTGCTGGGCGCGCTGTTCCTGGGCGTCATCAAGAACGCGCTGCCGGTCGTCAACATCTCGCCCTTCTGGCAGCTGGCGATCTCGGGCGGGGCGATCATCATCGCCGTGGCGGTCAACGCGCGGGCCTCGCGGACCAAGGGCCGCATCATCCTCAGATCAGCGGAGCACGCGGCATGA
- the mtrR gene encoding HTH-type transcriptional regulator MtrR codes for MDVRRRKPRADALRNRDLLIEAAKDVLGKGGPNGSLEAVAKQAGVGIGTLYRHFPNREDLFHAVFSREIEQLACLAEALEPTNDPIGALRGWLHANVALIETKRGMLGALSVVMTEEAKRTYAEQSLRIATAINALLERGAQAGQIRDGVTADDIMQTMYALCYAREPGPEWREHVLRLLDIFVDGLKR; via the coding sequence TTGGACGTCCGCAGAAGAAAACCGCGTGCCGATGCGCTGAGAAACCGCGATCTGTTGATCGAGGCGGCCAAGGACGTGCTGGGCAAGGGGGGGCCGAACGGCAGCCTTGAAGCGGTGGCGAAGCAGGCGGGCGTGGGGATCGGGACGCTGTACCGGCATTTTCCCAACCGCGAGGATCTGTTCCACGCGGTCTTCAGCCGCGAGATCGAACAGCTGGCCTGCCTGGCCGAGGCGCTTGAGCCGACGAACGACCCCATCGGTGCGCTGCGCGGCTGGCTGCACGCCAATGTCGCCCTGATAGAGACCAAGCGCGGCATGCTGGGCGCCCTGTCGGTGGTGATGACCGAAGAAGCCAAACGGACCTACGCGGAACAATCGTTGCGCATCGCCACGGCCATCAACGCCCTGCTGGAGCGTGGCGCGCAGGCCGGCCAGATCCGCGACGGCGTGACGGCGGACGACATCATGCAGACGATGTACGCCCTGTGTTATGCCCGCGAACCGGGTCCCGAGTGGCGCGAACATGTCCTGCGGCTGCTGGACATCTTCGTGGACGGGCTGAAGCGCTGA